A segment of the Candidatus Bathyarchaeota archaeon genome:
GCCGCAGCCGTTTTCCAGAATCCGCGCGCCGGACTGGATGATGGATTCAAGCTCGCCTGAAGAGGCCAGATTCACCATGACCTGACGGGACCCTGCCGAAACGGTGAGGCTGGTGTTCTCGGAGACGGTTTTGCCCTTGAGCAGTGCAGAAACGATTTTGAGGTCACGTAGCGAGCTGTTGGTGCAGCTGCCGATGCAGACCTGATCGACGGGGGTGCCTTCGAGTTCCGAGACGGTTTTGACGTTGTCGGGGCTGTGGGGCAACGCTATAAGCGGCTCCACCTTTGAGAGGTCGATTTCAAATGTTTCATCGTACACGGCGTCCTCGTCTGTTGCCAGTTCAACCCACTGTACCAAGCGTCCCTGCGCCTCCAGAAACGCGCGTGTAGTCTGGTCGGAGGGGAAAATAGAGGTGGTGGCGCCTGTTTCGGTGCCCATGTTGGTTATGGTTCCCCGTTCAGGCACACTCAGCGTTTCGACGCCTGGCCCGTAGTATTCGAGGATTTTGTTGACGCCGCCCTTGACGGTTAAACGTTTTATCACTTCGAGGACAACGTCTTTGGCGGAGACAAACGGCGCCAGTTTACCCGTGAGTTTGATGCCGACAATTCGGGGCATTTCAAGGTAGAAGGGTTCACCTGCCATAGCTGCCGCGACATCTAAGCCGCCTGCGCCGATGGCTATCATGCCCATGCCTCCAGCCGTTGGGGTGTGGCTGTCGCTTCCAAGCAGGGTTCTGCCGGGGCGTGCGAAGCGTTCAAGGTAGAGTTGGTGGCAGATGCCGTTGCCGGGGCGACTAAAGAGGATGCCGTATTTGGCGGCGACGCCTTGGAGGTAGCGGTGGTCGTCGGCGTTGCGGAAGTCGTTTTGAAGCATGTTGTGGTCGACGAAGCTGACGCTAAGCTCGGTTTTAACTTTAGCCACACCCATGGATTCGAATTCAAGGTACGCCATGGTGCCTGTGCTGTCCTGGGTTAAGGTGTGATCGATTTTAAGCGCGATTTCTTCGCCGGCAACCATTTCACCCTCAACTAGGTGTTCTGCTATGATTTTTTGAGCTAACGTTTTCAGCATCGTTTATCCCTACAGCTGTTCAGTTTAATGAAGCGTATACTTAGTGTTATTATGCATTTTGCGAGAGAAATTAAGGTTATCTTAGGAAATTCAAGGTTTTACTGAATTTCTCGTTATGAGCAAGAATTCAAAGGTGACTCCAACGTTAGCGTTAACTGTTGAACCGACACAGCGCACTGGCAGCTTGGGCAGCAATTAGACTACTACAAACCCTATTGCAGTAAACCCCATTTCCTATTCATGTTTCTGTATTTTGTGGTTTAATGTTAGCCATAAAACCGTTAGCAAAGCCGTCAAACCGCAAAGTCTCCATCATCAACAGCCCTACGGCACTGCATGCACTGCCCCAGTCCCCTCTAATTGTGTGGTCTATTTCGTTTAAAGTTGTGATTTTCTTTTCATCCAACGCCTGACAAAGATAAGTTATGTAGCCTATGGCACCTTCCAACCGTGCCTTCTGCAACAGCATATCGAGTTCACAACGGTTTAGGAGCACTTCGGAGTCAGCTATACTTTCACCCATTTTTTTCACCTAATTTAAGTACTCTCACAGTACTCAATAAGGACGCGATTCTTATAAAAGTATCTTTAAAGTACTCAATAAAATAGGTTATGGAAATGCCAATCAAGCTAGAAGTAAGCGTAATGCAAGTGGGAAATTCCCTCAGAATAACAATCCCAAAAGAAGTAGCCGCACATTTAGAGCTAAAAAAAGGCGATATAGTGCAGATATGGGCAGACGATAACCACGTATTTTTAGAGAAAAAAAATGCACCTTAGACAAATATTACGTATCAGGCATAAGAGTTGACTTTTAGGGGGGTTGGCGTATTGGACGTAACCCGCCTACTGGGCTTAGTGATCTA
Coding sequences within it:
- a CDS encoding aconitate hydratase encodes the protein MLKTLAQKIIAEHLVEGEMVAGEEIALKIDHTLTQDSTGTMAYLEFESMGVAKVKTELSVSFVDHNMLQNDFRNADDHRYLQGVAAKYGILFSRPGNGICHQLYLERFARPGRTLLGSDSHTPTAGGMGMIAIGAGGLDVAAAMAGEPFYLEMPRIVGIKLTGKLAPFVSAKDVVLEVIKRLTVKGGVNKILEYYGPGVETLSVPERGTITNMGTETGATTSIFPSDQTTRAFLEAQGRLVQWVELATDEDAVYDETFEIDLSKVEPLIALPHSPDNVKTVSELEGTPVDQVCIGSCTNSSLRDLKIVSALLKGKTVSENTSLTVSAGSRQVMVNLASSGELESIIQSGARILENGCGPCIGIGQAPTSGGVSLRTFNRNFKGRSGTQDAKVYLVSPETAVAAALTGKITDPRKLGGFPEIQMPSRFLISDSMFIQPSQCVGSAVIMGPNIRPLPSFPPLPAKLSGEVLLKTGDNISTDDILPGGSEIMSLRSNIPQISTYTFCYVDKTFAGRAKEKDGGFIVGGENYGQGSSREHAALAPKYLGIKAILAKSFARIHMANLVNFGILPLTFADKKDYDTLDLGDVLELEVDGLKEHLTVLNRTKGTKIAVTLSLSGLEREMVLAGGKLAAIKAKNKK
- a CDS encoding AbrB/MazE/SpoVT family DNA-binding domain-containing protein, yielding MPIKLEVSVMQVGNSLRITIPKEVAAHLELKKGDIVQIWADDNHVFLEKKNAP